A DNA window from Corynebacterium ciconiae DSM 44920 contains the following coding sequences:
- a CDS encoding NYN domain-containing protein yields the protein MLPRTQVFVDTSYLLASFYNSWETGARAQLEIDLPEVVAVLGQMIQDQLGQPIHRQLWYDGLPDSGPHRYQRALRTCDGVLLRAGQLIEWGERRTQKAVDTRLVADMVLAGVRGTCTDMVLVSGDADMIPGVQEASMAGVRVHLYGFGWDSMSSALRHACDTTTILDPREDFAECMQLQVLEGPLPPQVRPKPIGDAEPLDDTSPCPVPEPTLTPGNRAQTRSTNPCGTTGSSESAESAESAENSERSEASCDSGSADQPRNRSDEPVLTRPGEPAETADDRPYSGTTAAESEKAEKAEKASESSTSTPEPCADAPATLSTPSAAAELTPAHLSGDTPEPEPQPTPADMAQPPQPDSSGAVPPARATANGPQGLDEPAGHSPAAGDKGAEAASTSASAPTPTPKPAPKPSMMARRRKLRSRYVPLPNEVWASAGFQTPFDVGQQYASWWFDNAASSEQRDQAHMLSGGGLPPEIDRPLLQFACETLHEYTLTESQRVSLRDGFHSGIRGVLINLSGRDM from the coding sequence ATGTTGCCTCGTACACAGGTATTTGTAGATACGTCCTACCTTCTAGCCAGCTTTTACAACTCATGGGAGACGGGGGCCCGCGCCCAGTTAGAGATTGATCTGCCCGAGGTGGTGGCGGTACTGGGCCAGATGATTCAAGATCAGCTGGGCCAGCCGATTCACCGCCAGCTCTGGTATGACGGCCTGCCTGACTCTGGGCCGCACCGCTATCAGCGCGCGCTGCGCACCTGCGATGGAGTGCTGTTGCGGGCCGGCCAACTCATCGAGTGGGGCGAGCGCCGCACCCAGAAGGCAGTAGACACCCGCCTCGTGGCGGACATGGTACTCGCCGGCGTGCGCGGCACCTGCACAGATATGGTGCTGGTGTCTGGTGATGCCGACATGATTCCGGGCGTGCAGGAAGCCTCCATGGCTGGGGTGCGCGTGCATCTCTACGGCTTCGGCTGGGACTCTATGTCCTCCGCACTACGCCATGCCTGCGACACCACCACCATCTTGGATCCGCGCGAGGACTTCGCAGAATGCATGCAGCTGCAAGTCCTTGAAGGGCCCCTGCCGCCCCAGGTTCGACCCAAGCCAATTGGCGATGCCGAGCCTTTGGACGATACCTCACCCTGCCCGGTGCCAGAGCCCACTCTCACCCCAGGTAATCGTGCGCAAACGCGCTCCACCAACCCCTGCGGCACCACCGGCTCGAGCGAGAGCGCCGAAAGCGCCGAAAGTGCCGAGAACAGCGAGCGCTCCGAGGCCTCCTGTGACAGCGGCTCTGCGGACCAGCCCCGCAATCGCAGCGACGAGCCGGTACTGACCCGCCCAGGCGAACCGGCCGAAACCGCCGATGATCGCCCCTATTCCGGCACTACCGCCGCCGAATCGGAGAAGGCAGAGAAAGCCGAGAAGGCGTCCGAAAGCAGCACCTCCACCCCCGAGCCCTGCGCAGACGCCCCAGCAACGCTGTCCACACCGAGTGCGGCCGCGGAGCTAACCCCAGCGCATCTGTCCGGCGACACCCCTGAGCCCGAGCCGCAGCCCACCCCAGCGGACATGGCCCAGCCGCCGCAGCCGGACAGCAGCGGGGCCGTCCCACCCGCGCGCGCCACCGCCAACGGGCCGCAGGGGCTCGATGAACCGGCAGGTCACAGCCCTGCTGCGGGGGATAAGGGCGCGGAGGCGGCGTCGACAAGCGCCTCGGCACCCACGCCCACTCCGAAGCCAGCGCCGAAGCCCTCCATGATGGCTCGCCGACGCAAGCTGCGCTCACGCTATGTGCCGCTGCCCAATGAGGTGTGGGCCTCGGCCGGATTCCAGACGCCCTTTGATGTGGGCCAGCAATACGCCTCGTGGTGGTTCGATAATGCTGCCTCCTCGGAACAGCGCGACCAAGCGCATATGCTCTCCGGCGGCGGCCTGCCCCCAGAGATCGACCGGCCGCTGCTGCAATTCGCCTGCGAGACCTTGCACGAGTACACGCTCACGGAATCGCAGCGCGTCAGCCTGCGCGATGGCTTCCACTCCGGCATTCGGGGTGTATTGATCAATCTCAGCGGGCGCGATATGTAG
- a CDS encoding PspA/IM30 family protein → MANPLSKGWKYLMASFDNAIDENADPQVQINQAEEAAKKQHREIADHAASIIGQQRQLEMKLNRLVEDQKKLDEQSRTAVRAADDARAKGDERAGAEYDATAEVIVSQLVAVENQIEDVRTQYEQAVQAADQAKATAQQSEVRLKEQLNELNALRSQAEHVEMQESNAKAMDTMGQFSQDDSVPTLDSVREKIESRYATALGAQELTVNTVNSQMQEIQAAGRDMAAQSRLDKIRAEMSGELSSGAEGSPAALTDGDTADASEKAEPAEIVEDEESPRS, encoded by the coding sequence ATGGCTAATCCACTGAGCAAGGGCTGGAAGTACCTCATGGCCTCGTTCGATAACGCAATCGATGAAAACGCCGACCCGCAGGTACAGATCAACCAGGCCGAGGAGGCTGCAAAGAAGCAGCACCGCGAGATCGCCGATCATGCGGCCTCGATCATCGGCCAGCAGCGCCAGCTGGAGATGAAGCTCAACCGCCTCGTAGAGGATCAGAAGAAGCTCGACGAGCAGTCCCGTACCGCCGTGCGGGCGGCCGATGATGCCCGCGCCAAAGGCGATGAGCGTGCCGGTGCTGAATACGACGCCACCGCCGAGGTGATCGTGAGCCAGCTGGTGGCAGTGGAAAACCAGATCGAGGATGTGCGCACCCAGTACGAGCAGGCTGTGCAGGCCGCCGACCAAGCAAAAGCCACAGCCCAGCAGTCCGAGGTGCGGCTTAAGGAGCAGCTCAACGAGCTGAACGCGCTGCGCTCCCAGGCCGAGCATGTGGAGATGCAGGAGAGCAACGCCAAGGCCATGGACACCATGGGGCAGTTCTCCCAGGATGATTCTGTGCCCACCTTGGATAGCGTGCGCGAGAAGATCGAGAGCCGCTATGCCACCGCGCTCGGTGCCCAAGAGCTCACGGTCAATACCGTCAACAGCCAGATGCAAGAGATCCAGGCCGCTGGGCGCGATATGGCCGCCCAGTCTCGTCTGGACAAGATCCGTGCCGAGATGAGCGGCGAGCTCTCCTCCGGTGCCGAGGGTTCCCCTGCTGCGCTCACCGATGGCGACACGGCCGATGCTTCCGAGAAAGCTGAGCCCGCCGAGATCGTGGAGGACGAGGAGTCCCCGCGCTCCTAG